One window of the Podospora pseudocomata strain CBS 415.72m chromosome 7, whole genome shotgun sequence genome contains the following:
- a CDS encoding hypothetical protein (EggNog:ENOG503NU1A; COG:I) — MAAAYEHLPDGAHQAGGGVSGRVHRVRDLKPHVLDHLRKVYSAHGKDSWTPEQTAVFLKTVQHDTPSELALELADDKDWELVTFLKYMTSEVTSAVAPPEEVDLSWPLSAYFISSSHNTYLTGNQLSSDSSADAYRNVLKRGCRCIEVDVWDGDEPDSDSDTSISSSDEEGVTSKSKKRLSSVKDKLPSSLTSKLEKTSLGSNTDSGAPLTKSTSTSSGPAGPTIHRAPSLKEPRVYHGYTLTKEVSFREVCLAIRETAFETTDSPLIVSLEVHCSPEQQLTMVAIMTETWGDLLLPEPKEDATCLPAPGDLKGKILVKVKYTPPPSASSTSLPGSDTPPENIDPSTTKPKKPSKIIHALSKLGIYTRGVSFKSLTQPEASMPTHIFSLSESGVSEVHAKSAQDLFEHNRRYLMRAYPSGLRIRSSNLDPAVFWRKGIQVVALNWQNWDEGMMLNEGMFAGTNGYVLKPEGYRPHEPLPPTSPSAGTAPQANAVTHYTMDLTIAVLAAQDIPLPLGDTKPSGFRPYLKVEIHVEEPGERHGTTAAASSSIPDDGKEKEGEYKAKTKSLKGTVDPDWKGQELVFKGIPGVVPELSFVRFLVRDDEIGKDSLAAWACVRLDRLREGYRFVHLMDGRGVETEGVVLVKVERRLY; from the exons ATGGCGGCAGCATATGAACATCTTCCCGATGGTGCACAccaggccggtggtggtgtctctGGCCGCGTGCACCGAGTGAGAGATCTCAAGCCTCATGTCCTTGATCATCTCAGAAAGGTCTACAGTGCCCACGGCAAGGACAGCTGGACCCCCGAACAGACGGCTGTTTTCCTGAAGACGGTTCAGCACGATACACCCTCGGAACTTGCCCTGGAACTGGCTGACGATAAGGACTGGGAGTTGGTCACTTTTCTCAAGTACATGACTTCAGAAGTGACCAGTGCCGTTGCACCCCCTGAGGAAGTCGACCTTTCTTGGCCCCTATCTGCCTACTTCATCAGCTCCAGCCACAACACCTACTTGACCGGAAACCAGCTGTCGAGTGACTCCAGCGCCGATGCCTACAGGAATGTTTTGAAGAGAGGTTGCAGATGCATCGAGGTGGATGTCTGGGATGGAGATGAGCCGGATTCCGACAGCGATACCAGCATCAGTAGCAgtgacgaggaaggggtcacgtccaagtccaagaagagacTGAGCTCggtcaaggacaagcttCCTAGCTCCCTGACGAGCAAGTTGGAAAAGACGTCTTTGG GTTCCAACACAGACTCAGGCGCGCCCCTGACCAagtcaacctcgacctcttcCGGCCCAGCAGGCCCAACCATCCACCgcgccccctccctcaaggAACCTCGTGTTTACCACGGCTACACCCTCACCAAAGAAGTCTCCTTCCGCGAAGTCTGCCTCGCAATCCGCGAAACAGCCTTCGAAACAACCGACTCCCCCCTCATCGTCTCCCTCGAGGTCCACTGCAGCCCCGAACAGCAACTCACCATGGTAGCCATCATGACCGAAACCTGGGGcgacctccttctccccgaACCAAAAGAAGACGCCACATGCCTCCCCGCCCCCGGCGACTTGAAGGGTAAAATCCTCGTCAAGGTCAaatacacccctcccccatccgcctcctccacctccctccccggcaGCGACACCCCCCCCGAAAACatcgacccctccaccaccaaaccaaaaaaacccTCCAAGATCATCCACGCCCTCTCAAAACTGGGCATCTACACCCGTGGCGTCTCCTTCAAATCCCTGACCCAACCGGAAGCCTCAATGCCGACCcacatcttctccctctccgagTCCGGCGTCTCCGAAGTCCACGCCAAATCAGCCCAGGACCTGTTTGAGCACAACCGCCGCTACCTCATGCGGGCTTACCCGTCAGGGTTAAGGATCCGATCGTCAAACCTCGACCCAGCAGTCTTTTGGCGCAAAGGGATCCAAGTCGTCGCACTAAACTGGCAAAACTGGGACGAAGGCATGATGCTAAACGAGGGGATGTTTGCAGGCACAAACGGCTATGTTCTCAAGCCAGAAGGCTACCGCCCCCacgaacccctccccccaacctctccctccgccggTACCGCCCCCCAAGCAAACGCGGTGACGCACTACACAATGGACCTCACCATCGCCGTCCTCGCGGCGCAGGacatacccctccccctgggCGACACCAAACCCTCGGGCTTCCGCCCTTACCTCAAGGTCGAGATCCACGTCGAGGAGCCCGGCGAGCGGCACGGCacaaccgccgccgcttcTTCCTCGATCCCCGACGAcggcaaggaaaaggagggcgAGTACAAGGCAAAGACCAAGTCCCTCAAGGGCACCGTCGACCCTGACTGGAAAGGGCAAGAACTGGTCTTCAAGGGCATCCCCGGCGTGGTGCCAGAGCTGAGCTTTGTCAGGTTCTTGGTGAGGGATGACGAGATTGGAAAGGACAGCTTGGCCGCGTGGGCGTGCGTGAGGTTGGAtaggttgagggaggggtataGGTTTGTGCATCTGATGGATGGAAGGGGGGTCGagacggagggggtggttttggtcaaggtggagaggaggctgtactag
- a CDS encoding hypothetical protein (COG:S; EggNog:ENOG503P0EN), with protein MHWTNVLTAAIMPLTGVRAAMLRFSCSQLVVDRLDPLVNPGQVPSPHLHQIVGGNSFNVTMDPNINDISESSTCTSCQFTEDFSNYWTAVLFFKARNGTYKRVNTIGNGLGYSASNGGQTVYYISNGPVTAFKPGFRMVVGNPAFRTQAQARTNPALQFTCLASPMTRSGYRYDFPTDTCAGGIMVTVRFPTCWDGKNTDSPDHQSHVAYPVNRNCPSTHPIKIPEVFYETYWDTRPFNNKALWPADGSQPFVWSFGDKTGYGNHGDYIFGWKGDALQRAMDANCNSDLIQDRLNCPTLKSQSIVNANKCSIQRKVKEDLDGWLEELPGGGME; from the coding sequence ATGCACTGGACCAATGTTCTCACAGCGGCCATCATGCCCTTGACAGGCGTACGGGCAGCCATGCTCCGATTCTCCTGCTCCcagctcgtcgtcgaccGTCTCGACCCTCTCGTCAACCCCGGCCAAGTCCCGtctccccatcttcatcaaaTCGTCGGTGGAAACTCATTCAACGTCACTATGGACCCCAATATCAACGACATCTCCGAATCCTCAACCTGCACCTCCTGCCAGTTCACCGAAGACTTCTCCAACTACTGGACCGCCGTGCTCTTCTTCAAAGCCCGAAACGGCACCTATAAGCGTGTCAACACCATCGGCAACGGCCTGGGCTACTCGGCATCCAACGGAGGCCAAACAGTCTACTACATCTCCAATGGCCCGGTCACAGCCTTCAAGCCCGGCTTTCGCATGGTAGTGGGCAACCCCGCCTTCCGcacccaagcccaagcccgcaCCAATCCAGCCCTGCAGTTCACCTGCCTTGCCTCCCCCATGACGCGCTCAGGATATCGATATGACTTCCCCACCGACACCTGCGCAGGAGGAATCATGGTCACCGTCCGCTTCCCTACCTGCTGGGACGGCAAAAACACCGACTCCCCCGACCACCAAAGCCACGTTGCCTACCCCGTCAACCGGAACTGCCCCTCTACCCACCCCATCAAGATCCCCGAGGTGTTTTATGAGACATACTGGGACACCCGGCCGTTCAACAACAAGGCGCTCTGGCCAGCGGATGGGTCGCAGCCGTTTGTGTGGTCGTTTGGTGACAAGACTGGGTATGGCAACCACGGGGATTACATCtttgggtggaagggggatgcGCTGCAGCGGGCGATGGATGCGAACTGCAATAGTGATTTGATTCAGGACAGGCTGAACTGTCCGACGCTGAAGAGCCAGAGTATTGTCAATGCGAACAAGTGCTCGATTCagaggaaggtgaaggaggatttggatgggtggttggaggagttgcccgggggtgggatggagtAG